A genomic region of Seriola aureovittata isolate HTS-2021-v1 ecotype China chromosome 21, ASM2101889v1, whole genome shotgun sequence contains the following coding sequences:
- the LOC130162025 gene encoding solute carrier family 2, facilitated glucose transporter member 11-like: MNSTHDTDPEETSETPGSARILALTVCSAAIGGTFQYGYNISIINAPTSYIQGFINDTYMERWGTSLDIPQVTILWTVIVSAFSLGGLVGALLAGPMAVHFGRKNSLLLNNSFLFVGAVLVLTCRVAKSFEMIILARFLVGMNSGVSMNIQPMYFGESAPKHLRGAVAFSSAVFTAFGIFLGQVVGLTELLGTEPLWPYLLASNALPASIQLLTLPWFPESPRYLLIDRGDREACVRALGRLRGGEAPVSEMEEMLQEQQQQQSIALSSGGAASAKTPWALFKDRDLLPQLRTVMAASSAMMLCGNDSFYFYASYIFLEAGIPPEKVQYVTIGTGASELTASILSNFLIERVGRRYLLVGGYSLMSCWTVVFTVALNLQSRGVAGMPYLSMACVFSYILSFGLGPAGVTGILPAEIFDQAARPAAYMVAGSLMWISLFLVGMLFPFIVNSLGDFCFLPFLAVCLVSALFLGLTLPETKDKTLAEITAEFHRKNETKNDRPGRQVDESNTDQPQLHTACSFTSLTQDPGCNQKNRD, from the coding sequence ATGAACTCCACACATGATACTGACCCGGAGGAAACCAGCGAAACGCCAGGCAGTGCCAGGATCCTTGCTTTGACTGTGTGCTCTGCAGCCATTGGAGGCACCTTCCAGTATGGCTACAACATCTCAATCATCAACGCTCCTACCAGCTACATTCAGGGTTTCATCAACGATACCTACATGGAGCGGTGGGGCACAAGCTTGGACATCCCTCAGGTGACCATACTGTGGACTGTTATTGTATCAGCCTTCTCACTGGGAGGTTTGGTGGGTGCGCTTTTAGCAGGTCCTATGGCAGTCCACTTTGGGAGGAAGAACTCGCTGCTTCTGAACAATTCTTTCCTGTTTGTTGGCGCTGTGCTGGTGCTAACGTGCAGGGTGGCAAAGTCTTTTGAGATGATCATCCTCGCTCGATTTCTGGTGGGAATGAACTCAGGCGTAAGTATGAACATTCAGCCTATGTATTTTGGGGAGAGCGCCCCCAAACACCTCCGAGGTGCTGTGGCTTTTTcctcagctgttttcactgcatttgGGATTTTCTTGGGTCAGGTTGTGGGactcactgagctgctgggCACAGAGCCTCTTTGGCCCTACTTACTAGCTAGCAACGCTTTGCCGGCATCGATCCAGCTGCTTACCTTACCTTGGTTCCCTGAAAGCCCCAGGTACCTACTCATTGACCGGGGGGATAGGGAAGCGTGTGTCCGGGCACTTGGGAGACTCCGCGGTGGGGAGGCTCCTGTCTCGGAGATGGAGGAGATGcttcaggagcagcagcagcaacaatcaATAGCCTTAAGTTCTGGAGGTGCAGCTTCTGCCAAGACGCCCTGGGCCTTGTTTAAGGATCGCGACCTGCTACCCCAGCTCAGGACAGTCATGGCTGCCAGTAGTGCTATGATGCTCTGTGGCAATGACTCCTTCTACTTCTATGCTTCTTACATCTTTCTCGAAGCAGGGATCCCTCCAGAGAAAGTCCAGTATGTCACCATTGGCACCGGGGCATCTGAGCTTACCGCTTCTATACTGAGTAATTTCCTGATTGAACGTGTGGGCCGCAGGTACCTTCTCGTCGGAGGGTACAGTCTTATGTCTTGCTGGACTGTAGTCTTCACTGTAGCTCTTAACCTCCAGAGTCGCGGGGTGGCGGGGATGCCCTACCTCAGCATGGCATGTGTTTTCTCGTACATCCTCAGCTTTGGCTTGGGCCCCGCAGGAGTGACCGGGATCCTACCTGCTGAGATCTTTGACCAGGCGGCTCGCCCGGCAGCGTACATGGTCGCCGGCTCGCTCATGTGGATCAGCCTGTTCTTGGTGGGAATGTTGTTCCCTTTCATTGTCAACAGCTTGGGGGACTTCTGCTTCTTGCCTTTCTTGGCTGTTTGTTTGgtgtctgctttgtttttggGGCTCACATTACCAGAGACTAAAGACAAGACGCTGGCTGAGATTACCGCAGAGTTTCATAGAAAAAATGAAACGAAGAATGACAGGCCAGGGAGGCAGGTGGATGAGTCCAACACAGATCAGCCCCAGCTCCATACGGCCTGTTCCTTCACTAGCCTGACACAAGATCCTGGCTGCAACCAAAAGAATAGGGACTGA
- the LOC130161853 gene encoding RNA-binding protein with serine-rich domain 1-like, with translation MAPSPTKRKEDDKSKQRVKEKSGATKDGADKDRGREKNRTRRSASSGSSRSSSSSSSSSGSSSGSSSGSSSSASSHSGSSSSRSSSSSSSSSSPSPSRQRHNNRRRSRSKSKSAKKDDRDRRRRSPTPKPTKVYLGRLTRNVIKEHIQEIFSTYGKIKMIDMPMNRIHPHLSKGYAYVEFETPEEAEKALKHMDGGQIDGQEITVTAVLTPTVRPPPRRLSPPRRMPPPPPMWRRTPPRMRRRSRSPRRRSPVRRRSRSPGRRRHRSRSSSNSSR, from the exons AT gGCGCCTTCCCCAAcgaagaggaaggaggatgaCAAGAGCAAACAGCGAGTGAAGGAGAAGTCAGGAGCCACAAAAGACGGGGCCGACAAAGACCGGGGCCGAGAGAAGAACCGTACACGGCGCAGTGCTTCCAGTGGGAGCAGCAG gtccagctccagctccagcagcagctcaggctcCAGCTCTGGATCCTCCAGCGGCTCCAGCTCCTCTGCCTCCAGCCACTCGGGCTCGTCCAGCTCCcgctcctcttcttcttcctcctcatcctcctcgcCGAGCCCCAGCCGCCAGCGCCACAACAACAGACGACGCTCACGCTCAAA GTCAAAATCAGCAAAGAAGGATGACAGAGACCGACGACGTAGGAGCCCCACACCCAAACCCACCAAGGTGTACCTGGGCCGGCTGACGAGAAACGTCATCAAG GAACACATCCAGGAGATTTTCTCCACCTATGGCAAGATCAAGATGATTGACATGCCCATGAACCGCATCCACCCTCACCTGTCCAAAGGTTACGCCTACGTGGAGTTTGAGACACCCGAGGAGGCGGAGAAGGCCCTGAAACACATGGACGGAG gtCAGATTGACGGTCAGGAAATCACAGTCACGGCCGTGCTGACTCCGACTGTGCGCCCTCCTCCTCGCAGGCTGTCCCCTCCCCGCAGGATGCCTCCTCCACCCCCGATGTGGCGACGCACGCCGCCTCGAATGAGGAGAAG GTCTCGGTCTCCACGGCGACGCTCTCCAGTACGACGCAGGTCTCGATCCCCTGGCCGCCGCCGTCACCGGTCACGTTCCAGTTCCAACTCCTCCCGCTAA
- the LOC130161854 gene encoding cytochrome c oxidase assembly protein COX19 codes for MSTAMNFGSKSFKPRAPDKGSFPLDHFGECKDFKDKFMKCLRDSSYDNSQCRLQSKDYLECRMEHQLMAKEPLEKLGFKDLMDPPPSQADSNTKP; via the exons ATGTCTACTGCCATGAATTTTGGCTCGAAGTCTTTTAAACCTCGGGCTCCGGATAAAGGATCTTTCCCTCTGGATCATTTCG gAGAGTGTAAAGACTTTAAGGACAAGTTCATGAAATGTCTGAGAGACAGCAGCTACGACAACTCCCAGTGTCGACTGCAGTCCAAAGATTACCTGGAGTGCCGGATGGAGCA tcaGCTGATGGCCAAGGAGCCTCTGGAGAAACTGGGATTCAAGGATCTGATGGATCCTCCTCCCAGCCAAGCGGACAGTAACACTAAACCGTGA